One Thermomicrobiales bacterium genomic region harbors:
- a CDS encoding DUF692 family protein, giving the protein MTPSARTMLGATWSPALAALDDLDSLVDIVEVPGWGLDAALAARPAPLLLHNLDMDVSLADTGYVDGDWAARANVAIRAAQSPWFSLHLGFSCERVRFEEHMLPVSQVLPRDELLERIATTATAAHEMVQVPLLLENLDYCPEGAYEFVCESDFIRQVLDASGCGMLLDIGHLRVSASWLGIAPEQLLAELPLDRVGEVHVSSPRPLEHGEHAGLLDDAHAELTDEDVRLLQMVLAAARPRALVLEYQRESAALRSQLTQLRQILDVANSEAGL; this is encoded by the coding sequence GTGACACCCAGCGCGCGGACGATGCTGGGGGCAACCTGGTCTCCGGCATTGGCGGCGCTGGACGATCTCGATTCACTGGTTGACATCGTAGAGGTGCCTGGCTGGGGGCTGGACGCGGCGTTAGCGGCGCGACCGGCCCCGCTTTTGCTGCACAACCTTGACATGGACGTGAGCCTGGCGGACACCGGCTATGTTGATGGCGATTGGGCTGCGCGGGCGAACGTGGCGATCCGCGCGGCGCAGAGCCCGTGGTTCAGCTTGCATCTCGGGTTCTCCTGCGAGCGCGTCCGGTTCGAGGAGCACATGCTGCCGGTGTCGCAGGTGCTGCCGCGCGACGAGTTGCTGGAACGAATCGCGACGACCGCAACGGCGGCGCACGAGATGGTGCAGGTGCCGTTGCTGCTGGAGAATCTCGACTACTGCCCGGAAGGAGCGTACGAGTTCGTCTGCGAGTCGGACTTCATCCGGCAGGTGCTGGATGCGAGCGGTTGCGGCATGCTGCTCGATATCGGGCATCTGCGTGTGTCGGCGAGCTGGCTCGGCATTGCACCTGAACAGTTGCTGGCGGAGTTGCCGCTGGATCGCGTCGGCGAGGTGCATGTCAGCAGCCCACGACCGCTGGAGCATGGCGAGCATGCGGGCTTGCTGGACGATGCTCACGCTGAGCTGACTGATGAGGATGTACGGCTATTGCAGATGGTGCTGGCAGCGGCTCGACCTCGGGCGCTGGTCCTTGAGTATCAGAGGGAGTCAGCGGCGCTCCGGAGTCAGCTAACGCAATTGCGCCAAATACTGGATGTTGCAAATTCAGAAGCTGGTTTATAA
- the leuB gene encoding 3-isopropylmalate dehydrogenase: protein MTDTETKRVMLLPGDGVGPEVIAEAQKTIEAVGEATGVSFAFETAKIGGSAIDAYGVPVRDEDIETTRACGGALLGAVGGPAWDKQPRDLRPESGLLKLRYSLGLFANLRPVKVFDALADTTPVKPDVVRGVDLLIVRELTGGLYFGKPSEQWTTDEGRQAVDTMAYSEAEIRRIAELGYRLASGRRRKVTSVDKSNVLATSQLWRTIVDEVAADFPDVTTEHQLVDSCAMRLIANPASFDVLIMENTFGDILSDEASVLAGSLGMLPSASIGADGTFGVYEPIHGSAPDIAGKGIANPTGAILSAAMMLRVSFGLDAQADAIEAAVAQTLDSGVRTADVAQGGSALSTVEFGDAIRRCLSSVAA from the coding sequence GTGACGGATACGGAGACGAAGCGGGTCATGCTGCTGCCCGGCGATGGCGTCGGGCCGGAGGTGATTGCCGAGGCGCAGAAGACAATCGAGGCGGTCGGGGAGGCGACCGGCGTCTCGTTCGCGTTCGAGACGGCCAAGATCGGCGGCTCGGCGATCGACGCCTATGGAGTGCCAGTCCGCGACGAGGACATCGAGACGACGCGTGCCTGCGGCGGTGCGCTGCTCGGTGCGGTTGGCGGACCGGCCTGGGACAAGCAGCCGCGCGATCTGCGGCCAGAGTCTGGCCTGCTGAAGTTGCGCTACAGCCTGGGGCTGTTCGCGAACCTGCGGCCAGTGAAGGTGTTCGATGCGCTGGCCGACACGACGCCGGTGAAGCCGGATGTCGTGCGGGGCGTCGATCTGCTGATCGTGCGGGAGCTGACCGGCGGCCTGTACTTCGGCAAGCCGTCCGAGCAGTGGACGACCGACGAGGGCCGACAGGCGGTCGATACGATGGCATATAGCGAGGCCGAGATTCGCCGTATCGCCGAGCTGGGCTACCGCCTGGCGTCCGGACGGCGGCGCAAAGTCACAAGCGTCGACAAGTCGAACGTGCTGGCGACCTCCCAGCTCTGGCGGACGATCGTTGATGAGGTCGCTGCCGACTTTCCCGATGTGACCACCGAGCATCAACTGGTCGATTCCTGCGCGATGCGTCTGATTGCCAATCCGGCGTCGTTCGATGTGCTCATCATGGAGAACACGTTCGGCGACATCCTGAGTGACGAGGCGTCGGTGCTGGCTGGTTCGCTGGGGATGCTGCCGTCGGCGAGCATCGGTGCGGACGGGACCTTCGGTGTGTATGAGCCGATTCACGGATCGGCGCCGGACATCGCCGGCAAGGGCATCGCCAATCCAACCGGAGCGATCCTGTCGGCGGCGATGATGCTGCGAGTGTCCTTCGGGCTGGATGCGCAGGCGGACGCGATCGAAGCGGCAGTCGCGCAGACGCTCGACTCCGGCGTGCGGACGGCTGATGTCGCGCAAGGCGGATCAGCGCTGTCGACGGTTGAGTTTGGCGACGCGATTCGACGCTGCCTGTCATCGGTGGCGGCGTGA
- a CDS encoding 3-isopropylmalate dehydratase large subunit, with protein MGLTMAQKILAKGAGRESVTPGEIVEVAVDLVMTNDVTAPLSIAEFKKTGLKSVFDPKKVVFVPDHFVPAKDIKAAGMAKIMREFAHEQGTLYFEIGRAGIEHVVLPENGLTRPGDIIIGADSHTCTYGAFNAFSTGMGSTDIAAAMALGTTWVRVPDTIKFVYTGTLPPDIGGKDLILHTIGKIGVDGALNSVMEFTGPVIDALPMDDRIAMCNMAIEAGGDTGIFPFDDITKGFLDQVTDGNYTPFASDPDATYSRIVEIDVTNLKPVVALPHLPSNVHDADSVGTDPIDQVVIGSCTNGRLSDLRAAAEVMRGHQVHPMVRCIVIPGSQKVAREAAKEGLDEIFMDAGAVFSTSTCGPCLGGYMGVLAKGERCVSTTNRNFRGRMGHRESDVILTGPRVAAASAILGHVGTPAMVESKAPVA; from the coding sequence ATGGGACTGACGATGGCCCAGAAGATCCTGGCCAAGGGGGCCGGGCGGGAGAGCGTCACGCCGGGCGAGATTGTCGAGGTCGCGGTTGATCTAGTGATGACGAACGACGTGACCGCGCCGTTGTCGATCGCCGAGTTCAAGAAGACGGGGCTGAAATCGGTCTTCGATCCGAAGAAGGTCGTCTTCGTGCCGGATCACTTCGTGCCGGCCAAGGACATCAAGGCGGCCGGGATGGCGAAGATCATGCGCGAGTTCGCGCACGAGCAGGGCACGCTGTACTTTGAGATTGGTCGTGCCGGTATCGAGCACGTCGTCCTGCCGGAGAACGGTCTGACGAGACCCGGCGATATCATCATTGGTGCCGACTCACACACCTGCACCTATGGCGCGTTCAACGCTTTCTCGACTGGCATGGGCTCGACCGACATTGCAGCGGCGATGGCGCTCGGCACGACCTGGGTGCGGGTGCCGGACACGATCAAGTTCGTCTACACCGGCACGCTGCCGCCGGACATTGGCGGCAAGGATCTGATCCTGCACACGATCGGCAAGATCGGCGTTGATGGTGCGCTGAACTCGGTCATGGAGTTCACAGGGCCAGTGATCGATGCGTTGCCGATGGATGACCGGATCGCGATGTGCAACATGGCGATCGAGGCCGGCGGCGACACCGGCATCTTCCCCTTTGACGACATCACCAAGGGCTTCCTGGACCAGGTGACAGACGGCAACTACACGCCGTTTGCCTCCGATCCGGACGCGACCTACTCTCGCATCGTTGAGATCGACGTGACGAACCTCAAGCCGGTTGTGGCGTTGCCGCACCTGCCGTCCAACGTGCATGATGCGGACTCGGTGGGTACTGACCCGATCGATCAGGTCGTCATCGGTTCCTGCACCAATGGGCGACTGTCGGACCTGCGGGCGGCGGCCGAGGTCATGCGTGGCCATCAGGTGCATCCGATGGTGCGCTGCATCGTCATTCCGGGCTCACAGAAGGTCGCGCGAGAGGCGGCCAAGGAAGGGCTCGACGAGATCTTCATGGACGCCGGGGCTGTCTTCAGCACGTCGACCTGCGGGCCGTGCCTCGGTGGCTACATGGGCGTGCTGGCCAAGGGCGAGCGCTGTGTCTCGACGACCAACCGGAACTTCCGCGGACGGATGGGGCATCGCGAGTCGGACGTGATTTTGACCGGCCCGCGGGTAGCTGCCGCCAGCGCGATCCTCGGGCACGTCGGCACGCCGGCGATGGTTGAGAGCAAAGCACCTGTCGCCTAA
- a CDS encoding iron-sulfur cluster assembly accessory protein, producing MLTITDEAVDQLRDFLSEQGTPDHALRVFVAPGGCSGLQYGMSIEEMADEGDTVIESKGVKLVIDEFSAMYVGGAEIDFVNSLMGGGFTVRNPNAVASCACGHSFDTGMNAETAQGCGCGS from the coding sequence ATGCTTACGATTACGGACGAGGCTGTCGACCAGCTCCGTGACTTCCTTTCTGAGCAGGGCACGCCGGATCATGCGCTGCGTGTGTTCGTAGCTCCGGGTGGTTGCTCAGGTCTGCAATATGGCATGTCCATCGAAGAGATGGCTGACGAGGGCGACACCGTCATCGAGTCCAAGGGCGTCAAGCTCGTGATCGATGAGTTTTCGGCGATGTATGTCGGCGGGGCTGAGATTGACTTCGTCAACAGCCTGATGGGTGGCGGCTTCACCGTTCGCAACCCGAACGCTGTCGCGTCGTGCGCTTGCGGCCACTCGTTCGACACGGGCATGAACGCTGAGACCGCGCAGGGCTGCGGCTGCGGCAGCTAG
- a CDS encoding 3-isopropylmalate dehydratase small subunit — MQFRGRVWKFGDDIDTDVIIPARHLLTFDAKELAEHVMEDIDPEFPQKVQEGDIIVGGKNFGCGSSREHAPLAIRGAGVSLVMAESYARIFYRNSINIGLPLVECPEAVADAETGDILEVDTTEGFVVNTRTGQTYTAKPHAPYVQEIVNAGGLIEAVTERVRQREAESGATS; from the coding sequence ATGCAGTTTCGAGGACGAGTCTGGAAGTTCGGCGACGACATCGATACAGATGTCATCATCCCGGCGCGCCACCTGCTGACGTTCGATGCCAAGGAGTTGGCCGAGCATGTCATGGAGGACATCGACCCGGAGTTCCCGCAGAAGGTTCAGGAAGGCGACATCATTGTCGGCGGAAAGAACTTTGGCTGCGGTTCATCGCGCGAGCACGCGCCGCTCGCCATTCGTGGCGCGGGCGTGTCGCTGGTGATGGCCGAGAGCTATGCGCGGATCTTCTACCGCAACTCGATCAATATCGGTTTGCCGCTGGTGGAGTGTCCCGAGGCGGTGGCGGATGCAGAGACAGGCGACATCCTGGAGGTTGACACGACCGAAGGATTCGTGGTCAACACGCGCACGGGCCAGACCTACACCGCCAAGCCGCACGCGCCGTATGTGCAGGAGATCGTCAACGCCGGTGGACTGATTGAGGCGGTCACCGAGCGAGTGCGGCAGCGTGAGGCGGAGTCGGGGGCGACTTCGTGA